A genomic window from Triticum urartu cultivar G1812 chromosome 7, Tu2.1, whole genome shotgun sequence includes:
- the LOC125520449 gene encoding putative disease resistance protein At1g50180, whose protein sequence is MAESAIGSVLGNMSTLAVQETTFLCGVNLEVGFLKDELKRLKSYLKSADAKRRTGDELVATWVSQIRDAAYEAENAIEAADYMEKRNRLKKGFMGAISRYACLPSDLITLHTIGAEIQHVKRKISEIFDSANRLKINLDTSDVEMVNIEDEYPQDYGIMHQNFEDIDLVGFGDEYKEIVGKLVDKKENITLSVVSIVAMGGAGKTTLARKVYTSSSVKQHFEATSWVTVCQKFKGIDLLKDIMKQIMGARDESIAKMNEYEVGKEIHDFLLQKRYLVVLDDVWETDTWDQINKRVEAFPDATNGSRVLLTTRKEDVANHVQMPTYVHHLKKLDEEKSWELFSCKALPSYKRSVIRDVDEFEKLGRKLAKKCDGLPLALAILGGYLSKNLNAQIWSDILSDWPSTKNGQMMRDILARSYKDLPNHYLRACFLYLAAFPEDYIISVSDLIELWIAENFVPHTPKHILEETARNYVTELAQRSLVQVVDRSRAHGWIERIRIHDILHNWCIEEARQDGFLDGIDKTAGQAGASSSSDNLMSYRFSFQTLSDQILPATPNVRSLLGFQLVSVSLPKLRFLRVLCIEYSTLEDFSSIIGRCIHLRILRLRYCKGVVLPSSVGKLLYLQTIELKNWASDSQVPNSLWDIPTLRHVSLRNWFSSPPPPARSVRLQPKELQSLVLELDPVGTDFRWHDMMIFLGQLNQLTTLSLSMHPNIPADVLNIFANMRHLVDIYLYKFDVLDKLPAEFPQSVRRLVLCADVIKQDLMLILEKLPCLVVLELWGYKGRTMCCSSQGFPQLQELKLVNFSMEWRMEVGAMPRLSHLALMWCTKMSKLPDGLLQK, encoded by the exons ATGGCCGAGTCGGCCATTGGCTCCGTGCTTGGCAACATGAGCACCCTTGCGGTCCAAGAGACCACATTCCTATGCGGCGTCAACCTTGAAGTGGGATTCTTGAAGGATGAGCTGAAGCGGCTAAAGAGCTACCTTAAATCCGCCGACGCCAAAAGGAGAACAGGAGATGAGCTTGTGGCTACCTGGGTCAGCCAGATCAGGGATGCGGCATATGAGGCCGAGAATGCCATTGAAGCGGCCGACTACATGGAGAAGAGAAACAGGCTCAAGAAGGGCTTCATGGGTGCCATATCGAGGTATGCTTGCTTGCCAAGTGACCTGATTACACTTCACACAATTGGTGCTGAAATACAGCATGTAAAAAGGAAGATCAGTGAGATATTTGATAGTGCAAACCGTTTGAAAATCAATTTGGATACTAGTGATGTAGAAATGGTTAATATTGAGGATGAGTATCCACAAGATTATGGTATTATGCACCAAAATTTTGAAGATATTGACCTTGTTGGTTTTGGGGACGAGTACAAGGAAATAGTTGGCAAGTTAGTTGACAAAAAAGAGAACATAACTCTTAGTGTTGTCTCCATAGTTGCCATGGGTGGGGCGGGGAAAACAACACTCGCTAGAAAAGTATACACTTCATCTAGTGTCAAACAACACTTTGAGGCAACATCTTGGGTCACTGTATGTCAAAAATTCAAGGGCATTGATTTACTAAAGGATATTATGAAACAAATTATGGGGGCCAGAGATGAGTCAATTGCTAAGATGAATGAGTATGAGGTGGGAAAGGAGATCCATGATTTTCTATTGCAAAAAAGATACTTGGTAGTTCTTGATGATGTGTGGGAAACCGACACATGGGACCAGATAAATAAAAGGGTTGAAGCTTTTCCAGATGCAACTAATGGTAGTAGAGTACTATTAACCACTCGGAAGGAAGATGTTGCAAATCATGTCCAAATGCCAACCTATGTTCATCATTTGAAGAAGTTAGATGAAGAGAAAAGTTGGGAACTATTTAGTTGCAAAGCTTTACCATCATACAAAAGGTCTGTCATACGTGATGTGGACGAGTTTGAAAAACTTGGGAGAAAGCTTGCAAAGAAATGTGATGGATTGCCACTTGCACTTGCAATTTTGGGGGGTTATCTATCAAAAAATCTAAATGCACAAATATGGTCTGATATACTCTCTGATTGGCCATCAACCAAGAATGGACAGATGATGCGGGACATACTGGCTCGCAGTTACAAGGACCTGCCAAATCATTATTTAAGAGCTTGTTTTCTCTATCTTGCTGCTTTTCCCGAAGACTACATAATATCTGTGTCGGATCTTATTGAATTATGGATAGCAGAAAACTTTGTTCCACATACACCAAAGCATATACTAGAAGAAACAGCACGGAATTATGTGACCGAGTTGGCTCAGAGAAGCTTGGTACAAGTTGTTGACAGAAGTAGGgcacatggatggatagagagaATAAGAATTCATGATATCTTACACAACTGGTGCATAGAAGAGGCAAGACAAGATGGTTTTCTTGATGGCATCGACAAAACTGCAG GCCAAGCTGGTGCATCATCATCATCTGATAACTTGATGTCTTATCGTTTTAGTTTTCAAACTTTGAGTGATCAGATTTTACCTGCAACGCCTAATGTCCGAAGTCTGCTTGGCTTTCAGCTTGTATCAGTGTCCCTTCCTAAGCTCAGATTCCTGAGAGTTCTTTGCATTGAATATTCAACACTAGAAGATTTCTCCAGCATAATTGGTCGGTGCATTCACCTAAGAATTCTTAGGTTGAGATATTGTAAAGGTGTGGTGCTCCCTTCTTCAGTTGGAAAACTCCTTTACTTGCAGACTATAGAACTAAAGAACTGGGCATCGGACTCACAAGTACCAAACTCGCTCTGGGATATCCCTACTCTAAGGCATGTTTCCCTTCGCAATTGGTTTTCTTCTCCACCGCCACCTGCAAGGAGTGTGCGACTGCAGCCGAAAGAGCTACAGAGCCTTGTGTTGGAACTTGATCCGGTTGGCACTGATTTCCGCTGGCATGACATGATGATTTTCTTGGGCCAGCTAAATCAACTAACAACCTTGTCCTTGTCGATGCACCCCAATATACCAGCGGATGTGCTCAACATATTTGCAAACATGCGTCACCTGGTTGATATTTATCTCTACAAATTTGATGTACTCGATAAGCTGCCTGCTGAGTTCCCACAAAGCGTACGTCGTCTTGTTCTATGTGCTGATGTCATAAAACAAGACCTGATGCTGATTCTGGAGAAACTCCCCTGTCTTGTGGTGTTGGAGTTGTGGGGGTACAAAGGCCGGACCATGTGCTGCTCTTCCCAAGGGTTTCCTCAGCTGCAAGAGTTAAAACTTGTTAATTTTTCCATGGAGTGGAGGATGGAGGTCGGGGCAATGCCAAGGCTCTCCCACCTGGCACTTATGTGGTGCACAAAAATGAGCAAGCTCCCTGATGGGCTGCTGCAAAAATGA